CAGGAGAAAATCCCATGATGCAATACATAATACTTGGAATAATAATCGTTGTAATAATCGTGCTGGTGCTCTGGTTCGTCAGCATTTACAACAAATTCTTCAGCCTCAAAAATTCGTCCGAGGCAACACTCGGCCAGATAAAAGTCGCGATGAAGAAGCGCCTCGACATGATCGACCAGCTGCTCGGTTCTGTAAAAAGCTATGCAAAATTCGAGAAGGAAACGCTCGAAGGCGTAACAAAGATGCGCAGCAGCGTCGGCAGTGCAGGAGTCGGCGACCTGAACAAGATCGAAGCTGAATCCAGGTCGGTCCTCGGCAGGCTCTTCGCGGTGATGGAGAACTATCCCGACTTAAAGA
Above is a window of Methanolacinia paynteri DNA encoding:
- a CDS encoding LemA family protein; amino-acid sequence: MMQYIILGIIIVVIIVLVLWFVSIYNKFFSLKNSSEATLGQIKVAMKKRLDMIDQLLGSVKSYAKFEKETLEGVTKMRSSVGSAGVGDLNKIEAESRSVLGRLFAVMENYPDLKTSQTVKTLMDSIKDIEDEIARQRYTYNNISQQFNTMLETIPSNIIGNMVHLKKLDYLEFEDENLEKAPKIEF